One Paenibacillus thermoaerophilus genomic window carries:
- the galE gene encoding UDP-glucose 4-epimerase GalE, producing the protein MILVTGGAGYIGSHTCVELLQAGYDVIVLDNFVNSRRETIDRVQEITGRIVRCAELDLMDKDSLEALFSSNPIKAVMHFAGLKAVGESVGNPLLYYANNVTGTLNLLEVMEKFGVHKLVFSSSATVYGVPEKTPITEDFPLRAINPYGKTKLMIEEILRDLWTAKPEWSIALLRYFNPVGSHPSGRIGENPVGIPNNLMPYITRVAAGILEELQVFGQDYPTPDGTGVRDYIHVVDLSIGHLKALERVMNISGVEAFNLGTGRGYSVLELIRTFERVNGVRVPYRIVERRPGDVAISYADPTKARNVLGWYATRGIEEMCADSWRWQINLMEKNKVSNF; encoded by the coding sequence TTGATCTTGGTCACAGGCGGTGCGGGTTATATTGGCAGTCATACTTGCGTGGAGCTGCTACAAGCCGGATATGACGTGATCGTGCTCGATAATTTTGTTAATAGCCGGCGAGAGACAATTGACCGGGTACAAGAAATTACAGGCCGAATCGTACGTTGTGCAGAACTGGATTTGATGGATAAGGATTCGCTTGAGGCTCTGTTTTCCTCAAATCCGATAAAAGCGGTCATGCATTTCGCGGGTCTTAAAGCGGTAGGAGAATCCGTGGGCAACCCCCTCTTATATTATGCCAACAACGTTACCGGAACTTTGAATCTCCTGGAGGTCATGGAGAAGTTCGGGGTTCACAAACTGGTGTTCAGTTCCTCAGCGACTGTTTACGGGGTTCCCGAGAAAACGCCGATAACCGAAGATTTTCCGCTGAGGGCCATCAATCCTTACGGCAAGACAAAGCTGATGATCGAAGAAATATTGAGGGATCTTTGGACGGCCAAACCGGAATGGAGCATAGCCTTGTTGCGATATTTTAACCCCGTAGGCAGTCATCCCAGCGGTAGAATCGGAGAAAATCCCGTGGGTATTCCTAATAATCTGATGCCGTATATCACTCGGGTGGCGGCAGGAATACTCGAAGAGCTTCAGGTATTCGGTCAGGACTATCCGACGCCTGATGGAACTGGTGTTCGGGACTATATTCATGTTGTTGATTTATCGATTGGTCATCTAAAGGCACTGGAACGTGTAATGAATATATCCGGCGTTGAGGCTTTTAATCTAGGTACGGGCAGAGGATATAGCGTTCTGGAGTTAATACGAACTTTTGAACGTGTGAACGGGGTACGAGTCCCTTATCGAATTGTGGAACGAAGGCCGGGCGATGTGGCCATCAGTTACGCCGACCCAACGAAGGCGCGAAATGTATTAGGTTGGTACGCAACCAGAGGGATCGAGGAAATGTGTGCGGATTCGTGGCGTTGGCAGATCAACTTGATGGAAAAAAATAAAGTAAGTAATTTCTAA
- a CDS encoding copper amine oxidase N-terminal domain-containing protein yields MKLRKWAMGLLAAGLLTAGLSAGSPREAYAESKQIEVSFSPVHFIFGGEELDPPEGQRAFLYKDSTYVPLRFASYALGKAVDWDPDTYTVTVREPKAEEKVSIDAYIEERKAGDRPILPVDASALQPITIDAYFEKVNYVFGKRTVQPPAELPGIIIDGSLYVPLRFVSESAGNKLEWDGETYAITGVSTAEGAKPYDEIVLEAEQAFQELVSGFTSEFYVLKSEYDGADDAGREEVLLQGARKLLEGQETFRSEILETLKAKLKAGNYYEGAVDQLAAQFEDKKQGVINLVTLFTGKDLTPYLEKAEKELEGK; encoded by the coding sequence GTGAAATTGCGCAAATGGGCCATGGGTTTGCTGGCTGCAGGTTTGTTAACAGCCGGATTGTCGGCCGGCTCGCCGAGAGAGGCCTATGCCGAATCGAAACAAATCGAAGTGAGCTTTTCGCCCGTGCATTTTATCTTCGGAGGCGAGGAACTCGACCCGCCCGAAGGCCAGCGCGCTTTTCTGTACAAGGACAGCACATATGTGCCGCTGCGATTCGCCAGTTATGCGCTGGGCAAGGCGGTGGATTGGGACCCGGACACGTACACCGTTACGGTCAGAGAACCGAAGGCCGAGGAGAAAGTCTCCATCGACGCCTATATCGAGGAACGCAAGGCGGGCGACCGGCCCATCCTGCCGGTGGACGCCTCCGCCCTTCAGCCGATTACGATTGACGCTTACTTCGAGAAAGTCAACTACGTATTCGGCAAACGAACCGTGCAACCGCCGGCCGAACTCCCCGGAATTATCATTGACGGTTCTCTCTATGTCCCGCTGCGGTTCGTGTCCGAATCGGCAGGCAACAAGCTGGAATGGGACGGCGAGACGTACGCGATTACGGGCGTATCGACCGCCGAAGGCGCCAAGCCTTACGACGAGATTGTGCTCGAAGCGGAGCAAGCCTTCCAAGAGCTCGTCTCCGGTTTTACGTCCGAATTTTATGTGCTGAAAAGTGAATACGACGGTGCGGACGATGCCGGCCGCGAAGAGGTTCTGCTGCAAGGAGCGCGGAAACTACTCGAGGGGCAAGAAACGTTCCGTTCGGAAATTCTCGAAACGCTTAAAGCCAAACTGAAGGCAGGCAACTACTACGAGGGAGCCGTCGATCAGTTGGCGGCGCAATTCGAGGACAAGAAGCAGGGCGTCATCAACCTGGTGACGCTGTTCACCGGCAAGGATCTGACTCCGTATCTGGAGAAGGCGGAGAAAGAGTTGGAAGGGAAATAA
- a CDS encoding sugar phosphate nucleotidyltransferase has translation MKLILLSGGSGKRLWPLSNDSRSKQFLRLLKDPQGRPESMVQRVWRQLRSLGLAEHAYIATGKAQTEMLRSQLGAGVPIIEEPSRRDTFPAIALAATYLHSVLNVPQDEIVAILPVDPYVEERFFEAVSRLDEILSASGADLALIGVRPTYPSEKYGYILPEFPEREPGFYAVSRFTEKPNAAEAQRLIERQALWNCGVFAFRLGYLIDLLEARGIATDYHLLKADYSALPKISFDYAVVEKAEHIAVLPYDGYWKDLGTWNTLTDEMADRQLGRGIISDDSEGAHLINELDLPVALLGVPDVVVVVSPDGILVTSKDASPRVKELVTPFDGRLMYEERWWGWYRVLDYVRYPEGRESLTRRVCLKAGCNLSYHVHRKRTETWTVTNGNGLVVQDGKLFPIQAGDVIRIPPGSLHSVKALVELEMIEVQSGEEVLEEDIDRLCLAWDDIPLEFSSGRKDLGR, from the coding sequence ATGAAGCTGATCCTGTTGTCGGGCGGCTCCGGCAAACGGCTTTGGCCGCTGTCGAACGATTCCCGATCCAAGCAATTTTTGAGGCTGCTGAAAGACCCCCAAGGCCGCCCGGAGTCGATGGTGCAGCGGGTGTGGCGCCAGCTTCGCTCCCTGGGGTTAGCCGAGCATGCGTACATCGCCACAGGCAAAGCGCAGACCGAAATGCTTCGCAGCCAGCTCGGCGCCGGGGTACCGATCATCGAAGAGCCGTCGAGACGCGACACGTTCCCGGCCATCGCGCTGGCAGCAACCTATTTACATAGTGTCTTGAACGTCCCCCAAGATGAAATCGTCGCGATTCTGCCCGTCGATCCCTATGTGGAGGAACGGTTTTTCGAAGCCGTATCCAGGCTGGACGAGATTCTGAGCGCGAGCGGGGCGGATCTTGCGTTGATCGGGGTGCGCCCGACTTATCCCTCCGAGAAATACGGATATATCCTCCCCGAATTCCCCGAGCGGGAGCCGGGCTTTTATGCCGTCTCGCGCTTCACGGAAAAGCCGAATGCAGCCGAAGCGCAGCGGCTGATCGAGCGGCAGGCGCTGTGGAATTGCGGCGTCTTCGCCTTCCGGCTCGGATATTTGATAGATCTGTTGGAAGCGCGCGGCATCGCCACAGACTATCACCTTCTGAAAGCGGATTACAGCGCCTTGCCGAAAATCAGCTTCGACTATGCCGTAGTCGAGAAAGCCGAGCATATTGCGGTGCTGCCGTATGACGGGTACTGGAAAGATCTCGGCACTTGGAATACGCTGACGGATGAGATGGCCGATCGGCAGCTGGGGCGGGGAATTATCAGCGATGACTCCGAAGGCGCGCATCTCATTAACGAATTGGATCTGCCGGTCGCGCTGCTGGGCGTCCCCGATGTCGTGGTGGTCGTAAGCCCGGACGGCATCTTGGTCACGAGCAAAGACGCCAGTCCCCGGGTCAAGGAGTTGGTTACTCCGTTCGACGGGCGTCTGATGTATGAGGAGCGCTGGTGGGGCTGGTACCGGGTGCTCGATTACGTTCGTTACCCCGAAGGGCGGGAATCCTTGACTCGACGGGTTTGCCTGAAAGCAGGCTGCAATCTGAGCTATCACGTTCACCGGAAACGGACGGAGACATGGACCGTGACGAACGGGAACGGACTGGTCGTGCAGGACGGAAAGCTATTCCCGATTCAAGCGGGCGACGTGATCCGGATTCCTCCGGGCAGCCTTCACAGTGTGAAAGCGCTCGTCGAGCTCGAGATGATCGAGGTGCAGAGCGGGGAGGAGGTACTGGAGGAGGATATCGACCGGTTGTGCTTGGCCTGGGACGACATTCCGCTGGAATTCTCGAGCGGGCGAAAAGATCTCGGCAGGTAA